The Lactobacillus sp. CBA3605 genome contains a region encoding:
- a CDS encoding amino acid ABC transporter ATP-binding protein, with protein MLELKQITKSFGNRTIIKQLDLTVKDGEILSIVGPSGAGKTTLLRCITGLEQVDSGQFLVDGQAFDPYTNRSNESVIGVVFQNFELFPHLTVLQNIALAPTMVLKENAAAANQQAQKLLDRLDLGDHADQYPYQLSGGQQQRVAIARALAMKPNILCYDEPTSALDPNLRQEVEKLILGLKADGMTQIVVTHDLTFAQNIADDVLHVEPNTTK; from the coding sequence ATGTTAGAGCTTAAACAAATCACAAAGAGTTTTGGAAATCGGACTATTATCAAGCAATTGGATTTGACCGTTAAAGATGGGGAAATCCTAAGTATCGTAGGGCCTTCAGGGGCTGGTAAAACAACTTTGTTACGGTGTATTACCGGGTTGGAACAAGTCGATAGTGGTCAGTTCTTAGTGGATGGTCAAGCATTCGATCCGTATACGAATCGGAGTAATGAGAGTGTGATTGGAGTAGTTTTTCAAAATTTTGAATTGTTTCCACATTTGACCGTGTTGCAAAACATTGCGTTAGCACCGACGATGGTCCTAAAAGAAAATGCTGCGGCAGCCAATCAGCAAGCACAAAAGTTATTGGACCGATTGGACTTAGGCGATCACGCTGATCAATATCCATACCAACTCTCTGGTGGGCAACAACAACGCGTTGCGATTGCCCGGGCCTTAGCAATGAAGCCTAACATTCTTTGTTATGATGAACCAACGTCAGCATTAGATCCAAATTTGCGTCAAGAAGTTGAAAAATTAATTTTAGGCTTAAAAGCTGACGGTATGACGCAAATTGTCGTAACCCATGATTTAACCTTTGCACAAAATATTGCGGATGATGTGTTACACGTTGAACCAAATACGACCAAATAG
- a CDS encoding rod shape-determining protein, whose translation MFGFGTKNIGIDLGTANTIVYVDGKGIVLREPSVVSKNTKTGEIVSVGSEARDMIGRTPASIVAIRPMKDGVIADYDTTVAMMKYFIQKTLGRSNGKPYVMVCVPSGVTEVEKRAVIDATRVAGARDAYVIEEPFAAAIGAGLPVMDPTGSMVVDIGGGTTDVATISLGGIVSSRSIRMAGDKIDDSIIYHVRQKFNLLIGERTAEQLKIDVGSASLEAAADIEGSTIRGRDLISGLPKTVEISAVDVAEAIQEIVSEMVSAIKETLEETSPEIASDVIDHGIVLTGGGALLKNLSEVIADETKVPVFIANEPLDCVAVGTGESLKSIDVMKKR comes from the coding sequence GTGTTCGGATTTGGGACAAAAAATATCGGGATCGATCTCGGTACGGCCAATACAATCGTGTATGTTGACGGCAAGGGAATCGTGTTACGGGAACCATCCGTAGTTTCGAAGAACACGAAAACTGGCGAAATTGTATCAGTTGGCTCAGAAGCACGAGATATGATCGGGAGAACCCCAGCAAGTATCGTGGCAATTCGACCAATGAAAGATGGGGTCATTGCGGATTATGATACCACCGTTGCGATGATGAAATACTTTATTCAGAAGACATTGGGCCGTTCAAACGGTAAACCATATGTCATGGTTTGTGTACCAAGTGGTGTGACGGAAGTTGAAAAGCGGGCCGTTATTGATGCGACTCGGGTCGCTGGTGCGCGTGACGCTTACGTCATTGAAGAACCATTTGCCGCAGCGATTGGGGCTGGCTTGCCAGTCATGGATCCAACCGGTAGCATGGTTGTTGATATTGGTGGCGGAACGACAGATGTTGCGACCATTTCATTAGGTGGAATTGTGTCAAGTCGGTCCATTCGAATGGCTGGCGATAAGATTGATGATTCAATCATCTATCATGTTCGTCAAAAATTTAACTTGTTAATCGGTGAACGGACTGCCGAACAATTGAAAATCGACGTTGGTTCTGCTTCATTAGAAGCTGCAGCTGACATTGAAGGATCAACGATTCGTGGCCGTGATTTGATTTCAGGCTTACCAAAAACCGTTGAAATTTCCGCAGTTGACGTTGCCGAAGCCATCCAAGAAATTGTTTCTGAAATGGTTTCAGCCATTAAAGAGACCTTGGAAGAGACCTCTCCCGAAATTGCCTCTGATGTAATTGATCATGGGATTGTGTTAACCGGTGGTGGTGCCTTATTAAAGAATCTTTCCGAAGTGATTGCTGACGAAACTAAAGTGCCAGTATTCATTGCTAATGAACCACTCGATTGTGTGGCCGTTGGGACTGGAGAATCACTCAAGAGCATCGACGTTATGAAAAAGCGATAA
- the mreD gene encoding rod shape-determining protein MreD, which produces MRYSRLKIIFPVGLFIALFLDGSLSNVFAGSLFKYPYSSVLHLVLLWIVFAVFLDDRNELAIGIWSAFAGLVFDWFYTGVFGVYLLALPLVVYLCRQFKPWLDLNFLTMLMVYIINLTIVESFVYIWYLIGKVITSNITDFAVYTLGPTIAVNLAIFVVLYYPVRQLYLRVN; this is translated from the coding sequence TTGAGGTATTCACGGTTAAAAATAATCTTTCCGGTGGGCCTATTCATTGCCTTGTTTTTAGATGGGTCATTGTCCAACGTGTTTGCTGGCAGTTTATTTAAATATCCATATTCCAGTGTGTTGCACTTAGTCCTACTATGGATTGTGTTCGCTGTCTTTTTAGATGATCGGAATGAACTGGCCATTGGAATCTGGTCGGCTTTTGCCGGCTTGGTTTTTGATTGGTTTTATACAGGCGTTTTTGGCGTCTACCTACTGGCCTTGCCATTAGTGGTGTACTTGTGTCGTCAATTTAAGCCGTGGTTGGATTTAAATTTTTTGACCATGCTGATGGTTTACATTATCAATTTGACGATTGTTGAATCATTTGTGTACATTTGGTACTTAATTGGGAAAGTGATTACCAGTAACATAACTGACTTTGCGGTCTATACGCTAGGCCCGACGATTGCCGTCAACTTAGCTATTTTCGTTGTTTTGTATTATCCGGTACGGCAGTTGTATCTAAGGGTTAATTAA
- the yfmH gene encoding EF-P 5-aminopentanol modification-associated protein YfmH has translation MQVKKYEQFNEVSYQTKLANGLTVMLLPKADFHKTYATFTTNYGSIDNTFVPAGDTEMHRFPDGIAHFLEHKMFEKADHDAFQTFGQYGASANAFTSFTRTSYLFSATQNLRENLVTLLDFVQAPYFTPATVDKEKGIIGQEIEMYDDDPSWRLYFGMIGNLYPNHPLQYDIAGTAASIAKITADDLYAAYRTFYHPENMTLFVVGKLDPDEVLDWITTNQTAKHFDDFQPIERKIPATATDGHDIIPYRTIDMPVNRAKAIVGVKGLTPIEPGLAALKYRAGVNVLLELLFGDTSKNYLRLYDQGIIDDTFGYDFELQNGFNFITFSGETDDPAAFDAAIIEVIEHWQTAVMDQTELLAIVKQEMIGRVVFMANSLEAIASRYDQRLYGPATIFDEPAIIDSLTLTDIEAIASQLLTSQAISEYQIRPATKG, from the coding sequence ATGCAAGTAAAAAAATATGAGCAATTTAATGAAGTGAGTTACCAAACTAAACTCGCTAATGGTTTGACGGTCATGCTGTTACCAAAGGCAGATTTCCATAAGACTTATGCAACGTTTACGACCAATTATGGCTCAATTGACAATACTTTTGTCCCAGCCGGTGACACTGAAATGCACCGTTTCCCAGATGGCATTGCCCACTTTCTTGAACATAAAATGTTTGAAAAAGCGGACCATGATGCTTTCCAAACGTTTGGGCAATACGGCGCTAGTGCCAATGCCTTTACAAGTTTTACTCGGACAAGTTATTTGTTTTCTGCGACACAAAACTTACGTGAAAACTTGGTCACCTTGCTTGATTTTGTGCAAGCGCCATACTTTACGCCGGCTACGGTTGATAAGGAAAAGGGCATCATTGGACAAGAAATTGAAATGTATGATGACGATCCTAGTTGGCGGTTGTACTTTGGGATGATTGGCAACTTGTATCCTAATCATCCACTCCAATACGATATTGCTGGTACGGCTGCATCCATCGCTAAAATTACGGCGGATGATTTATATGCTGCTTATCGGACCTTTTATCATCCTGAAAACATGACATTATTTGTGGTCGGTAAGTTAGACCCCGATGAAGTTTTAGACTGGATTACGACTAATCAAACGGCTAAGCATTTTGATGATTTCCAACCAATTGAACGGAAGATTCCAGCAACTGCCACGGATGGACATGATATTATTCCTTATCGGACCATTGATATGCCAGTTAACCGGGCAAAAGCTATTGTTGGTGTGAAAGGGTTAACACCGATTGAGCCTGGCTTAGCAGCGCTTAAATATCGTGCGGGGGTTAACGTTTTATTAGAATTATTATTTGGCGATACCTCGAAAAATTATTTGCGCTTATACGACCAAGGTATTATTGATGATACCTTTGGGTATGATTTTGAGCTACAAAATGGCTTTAACTTCATTACGTTTAGTGGTGAAACTGACGATCCTGCCGCGTTTGATGCCGCCATTATTGAGGTCATTGAACATTGGCAAACGGCAGTTATGGACCAAACCGAGTTATTAGCCATTGTGAAGCAAGAAATGATTGGACGGGTCGTTTTTATGGCTAACTCATTGGAAGCAATTGCGAGTCGTTATGATCAACGACTTTATGGGCCGGCAACAATTTTTGATGAACCCGCAATTATCGACAGCTTGACGTTAACTGATATCGAAGCAATTGCGTCCCAACTGCTAACGTCGCAAGCAATTAGCGAATATCAAATCCGACCAGCAACGAAGGGTTAA
- the yfmF gene encoding EF-P 5-aminopentanol modification-associated protein YfmF, producing MQSQLAAGVQLTTVMSHQFKTNQIIVNFRTPINRATITQRALLANLLETSAADYPDQRALAHALAGMYGAAFGAGVSRKGPTHSLQLAITVPNERFLATEQPLTAQAIQFLQNVIFRPLAQAGHFDEPTFARQVTNLKASIKSVDDDKQYYAAQQLNAALFADDVAQQMPSYGTVADLATLTATGVYTYYQQLLATDQVDIIMMGDLDEAAVLAQWQAIGFQDRPVTTKPAAFYRHQNTGTYVETSEVQALSQAKLNLGYDLPVFYRDEHYYAALVFNELFGGSPLSKLFMNVREKASLAYYASSSLDTFRGVMKVQAGIDGQNHDQVLAIIAAQLTAIQAGDFTDELVAQVKLGLINDFESSLDSQRTFAVQALIDDLTQRTVTDAEWLRQIKAVTRDQIKAVAQLVTLNQGFFLSGATACK from the coding sequence TTGCAATCTCAGTTAGCAGCAGGGGTACAATTGACGACCGTTATGAGTCATCAATTCAAAACCAATCAAATTATTGTTAATTTTCGAACGCCCATTAATCGGGCGACAATTACCCAACGGGCGTTATTAGCCAACTTATTAGAAACGAGCGCCGCAGACTATCCCGATCAACGGGCGTTGGCCCATGCCTTAGCCGGTATGTATGGTGCGGCATTTGGTGCTGGTGTCAGTCGCAAAGGACCGACCCACAGCTTACAATTAGCCATTACAGTACCCAACGAGCGTTTCTTAGCGACCGAACAGCCGTTAACTGCGCAAGCGATTCAATTCTTACAGAATGTGATTTTTCGGCCTTTAGCGCAAGCGGGTCATTTTGATGAGCCGACGTTTGCCCGCCAAGTGACGAATTTGAAAGCTTCAATCAAGTCAGTCGATGATGACAAGCAGTATTATGCGGCACAACAATTGAATGCGGCCCTATTTGCAGATGATGTTGCACAACAGATGCCGAGTTATGGAACAGTTGCAGATTTAGCGACCTTAACAGCAACGGGTGTCTACACGTATTATCAGCAGCTGTTAGCGACTGATCAAGTGGATATTATCATGATGGGTGACCTAGACGAAGCTGCAGTCTTAGCTCAATGGCAAGCAATTGGTTTTCAAGATCGACCAGTGACAACCAAACCCGCTGCCTTTTATCGCCACCAGAATACGGGGACTTACGTGGAAACCAGTGAGGTTCAAGCCTTGAGTCAAGCTAAGTTAAACTTAGGTTATGATCTACCGGTCTTTTATCGTGATGAGCATTATTATGCCGCACTAGTCTTTAATGAACTATTTGGTGGCTCGCCGTTATCCAAGCTCTTTATGAACGTGCGGGAAAAAGCCAGTTTAGCCTATTACGCAAGTAGCTCATTAGATACCTTTCGGGGCGTTATGAAGGTGCAGGCCGGTATTGACGGGCAAAACCATGATCAAGTCTTAGCCATTATTGCAGCCCAATTAACGGCGATTCAAGCCGGGGACTTTACGGATGAGTTAGTGGCACAAGTGAAGCTCGGCTTGATTAATGATTTTGAGTCAAGCCTAGACAGTCAACGGACTTTTGCCGTTCAGGCTTTGATTGATGATTTGACGCAACGGACGGTGACGGATGCGGAATGGTTACGCCAAATTAAGGCCGTCACTCGTGACCAAATTAAGGCCGTTGCGCAGTTAGTTACCTTAAACCAAGGCTTCTTTTTAAGTGGGGCGACAGCATGCAAGTAA
- a CDS encoding amino acid ABC transporter substrate-binding protein: MKKRIISMCLLVVMLVGVVGTLSGCQSVTQRANTQDTWAKVKKRGYVIVGLDDSFVPMGFREKSGKLVGYDVDLARAVFKLYGIKVNFQTIDWSMNATELRNGTIDLIWNGYTKNPQREKVVAFSNTYLKNKQILVSLKKNKISSFNDMTGKTLGVQSGSSGYESLENNPKLLKDKIAKKTPVQYDTFNNAFLDLNAGRIQGLLIDNVYANYYIKHEANSANYQETQGNFKSEDFAVGLRKGDRTMKSKINAGLKTLKANGTLAKINEKWFGTTN; the protein is encoded by the coding sequence ATGAAAAAAAGAATAATTTCAATGTGCTTACTCGTGGTCATGTTGGTGGGGGTTGTTGGGACCTTATCTGGTTGTCAGAGTGTGACACAACGCGCTAACACTCAGGATACTTGGGCGAAGGTTAAGAAGCGTGGGTACGTGATTGTCGGCTTAGATGATAGTTTTGTGCCGATGGGATTTCGCGAAAAGTCTGGGAAGCTAGTCGGTTATGACGTTGATTTAGCCCGGGCAGTCTTCAAGTTATATGGGATTAAAGTGAATTTCCAAACGATTGATTGGTCGATGAATGCAACGGAACTTCGCAATGGCACGATTGATTTGATTTGGAATGGTTACACGAAGAATCCACAACGTGAAAAAGTGGTTGCGTTTAGCAATACTTATTTAAAGAATAAGCAGATTTTAGTTTCATTGAAGAAAAATAAAATTAGTTCCTTCAACGATATGACGGGAAAGACACTAGGGGTTCAGTCGGGGTCATCGGGTTATGAATCACTCGAAAATAACCCCAAACTGTTAAAAGACAAAATTGCTAAAAAAACACCGGTACAATATGATACCTTTAATAATGCTTTCTTAGACTTAAATGCTGGTCGGATTCAAGGGTTACTGATTGATAACGTATATGCCAATTATTATATTAAGCACGAAGCCAACTCAGCGAATTACCAAGAGACCCAAGGTAACTTTAAGTCCGAAGACTTTGCAGTCGGTCTCCGTAAAGGTGATCGGACGATGAAAAGTAAAATCAATGCTGGTCTAAAGACCTTGAAGGCGAATGGCACCTTGGCTAAAATCAATGAAAAATGGTTCGGTACCACTAATTAG
- the mreC gene encoding rod shape-determining protein MreC, with amino-acid sequence MQKFFSNRKLVIVIILLLISFGLMSVSVAVRDRKSTPPLVQQFGNDVAGAVDRVIAWPVNGLQSATNSVSDLLNTYQENQKLKKQVDQLAQAKVTAQTTTAENKQLRKELKLNDSLTNYTAVTANVLTRTPSSWMNQLVISKGATAGVKKNMPVMSQTGLIGRVVEVNQTNSKVELISNTSSTADKFAIQITNSKGATVNGIVSGYDKSTNLLEMGSVTSKVKIKKGDKVVTSGLGGITPKGLYVGTVAKVKQDDYGLASEVEITPAADLSDLTVVTVAEQ; translated from the coding sequence ATGCAAAAGTTTTTCTCTAACCGTAAATTGGTGATTGTTATCATCTTATTACTTATCAGTTTCGGCTTGATGAGCGTTTCTGTCGCTGTTCGTGACCGTAAGTCAACGCCGCCATTAGTCCAACAATTTGGGAACGATGTGGCGGGGGCAGTTGACCGAGTCATTGCTTGGCCGGTCAATGGGTTACAAAGCGCGACTAATTCAGTGTCTGACTTATTGAACACTTATCAAGAAAATCAAAAGTTAAAGAAGCAAGTTGATCAGTTAGCGCAAGCTAAGGTCACTGCTCAAACGACGACTGCTGAAAATAAACAGTTACGTAAAGAACTAAAATTGAATGACTCACTGACTAACTATACGGCTGTGACCGCAAATGTCTTAACCCGGACGCCATCGTCTTGGATGAACCAATTGGTGATTTCAAAAGGTGCTACGGCGGGGGTCAAGAAGAATATGCCAGTCATGTCACAAACTGGCTTAATTGGCCGGGTCGTTGAAGTTAATCAGACCAATTCTAAAGTGGAACTAATTTCAAATACGAGTTCGACGGCCGATAAGTTTGCCATTCAGATTACGAATAGCAAAGGCGCAACTGTTAATGGCATCGTTTCTGGCTATGATAAGAGTACCAATCTACTTGAAATGGGTTCAGTGACGTCTAAAGTTAAGATTAAAAAAGGTGACAAGGTTGTCACGAGTGGGCTTGGTGGGATTACCCCTAAAGGCCTATACGTCGGCACCGTTGCCAAAGTTAAACAAGATGATTATGGGTTAGCTTCTGAAGTTGAGATAACCCCCGCTGCTGACCTTAGTGATTTGACGGTCGTAACGGTCGCCGAACAATAA
- a CDS encoding JAB domain-containing protein: MSLLTNRTDAQLTQIHALIQQFFNGFLAPAAAQRSTVAFETAYPAQKVDEWVLQPATEPLWQSLLVAIRCGQLLQQPSSRIKFGQVYGTQQLGAQLIQEFTGLDQEQLVLLCLNTKNQIIKQKIVFQGTLNACPVHPREIFRVALDSPTARIVIAHNHPSGDPEPSSKDTEFTQRLVASGNLLGVPVLDSFVVGATDYISFAERGLLNCNIGS, from the coding sequence ATGAGTTTATTAACCAATCGAACCGACGCACAACTGACTCAGATTCACGCGCTAATTCAACAATTTTTCAATGGCTTTTTGGCGCCTGCCGCAGCGCAAAGGTCGACCGTTGCGTTTGAAACGGCTTATCCGGCACAAAAGGTGGATGAATGGGTGCTGCAACCTGCTACTGAGCCGCTGTGGCAAAGCTTACTAGTGGCAATTCGGTGTGGTCAGTTGTTACAACAACCATCATCCCGCATTAAGTTCGGTCAAGTTTACGGAACCCAGCAACTAGGGGCGCAATTGATACAGGAGTTTACAGGGCTTGACCAAGAACAATTAGTTTTATTATGTTTGAATACTAAAAATCAAATTATTAAACAGAAAATTGTGTTTCAAGGCACCTTGAATGCGTGTCCTGTCCATCCACGTGAAATTTTTCGCGTGGCGTTAGACAGTCCAACGGCACGAATTGTGATTGCCCATAATCATCCGAGTGGTGATCCAGAACCATCGTCAAAAGATACGGAATTTACCCAACGCTTAGTGGCTAGCGGCAATTTATTGGGAGTGCCGGTATTGGATAGTTTTGTGGTGGGAGCGACGGATTACATTAGTTTTGCAGAGCGAGGCTTATTAAATTGTAATATAGGTTCATAA
- the minD gene encoding septum site-determining protein MinD: MGKAIVVTSGKGGVGKTTTTANLGTALALMGKKVCLVDLDIGLRNLDVILGLDNRILYDIVDVVENRAQLRQALVKDKRFDDLLFLLPAAQNADKDSLNPDQVKALVEELKPDFDYVLLDCPAGIERGFMNAIAGADAAIIVSTPEISAIRDADRVVGLLEQYPLAEAPKLVINRIRRRMMQDGETMDIDEITHHLSIDLLGIVFDDDAVIRTSNNGEPIVLDPKNAAAQGYRNIARRLEGETVPLMNLETKKPGVWSRITGIFHRNK, translated from the coding sequence ATGGGAAAAGCAATTGTCGTTACCTCAGGTAAAGGCGGTGTTGGTAAAACAACTACGACGGCCAATCTCGGGACGGCGTTAGCCTTAATGGGCAAAAAAGTGTGCCTAGTTGATTTAGATATTGGGTTACGTAATTTAGACGTCATTTTAGGCCTTGATAATCGAATCTTGTATGATATTGTCGACGTGGTTGAAAATCGGGCTCAGTTACGACAAGCATTAGTTAAAGATAAACGTTTTGACGACTTATTGTTCTTACTACCAGCGGCTCAAAATGCGGATAAGGATTCTTTGAATCCGGACCAAGTTAAAGCATTGGTTGAGGAATTGAAGCCTGATTTTGACTATGTCTTGTTAGACTGTCCGGCTGGGATCGAACGCGGCTTTATGAACGCGATTGCTGGGGCTGATGCGGCGATTATTGTCTCAACGCCTGAAATCTCGGCCATTCGTGATGCTGATCGGGTCGTGGGCTTATTGGAACAATATCCATTAGCAGAAGCGCCTAAGTTAGTGATTAATCGGATTCGGCGCCGGATGATGCAAGATGGTGAAACGATGGATATTGATGAGATTACCCATCATTTGTCCATTGATTTGTTAGGAATTGTTTTTGACGATGATGCAGTGATTCGGACCTCTAATAATGGGGAACCTATTGTGTTAGATCCTAAAAATGCGGCTGCACAAGGTTATCGAAATATTGCGCGGCGTTTAGAGGGCGAGACGGTACCTTTAATGAATCTTGAAACCAAAAAACCAGGGGTCTGGTCACGGATTACTGGTATTTTTCATCGAAATAAATAA
- a CDS encoding septum site-determining protein MinC gives MQQSVVLKASNDGYDLIFRQAASFDEIMVDLKALLTRMQVDNTTEKQISFDMSTEGRLLTADQTKQVTQLVNRYPLFSIHKLTADVIVTADALAMIDRNTVHLVNQIIRNGQVIAVTGDVLFFGKIHEGGILRATGSIFVMGEVAGALEAGYPDHNDAVIVSDLATVPRVRVGELLELVDLEKIVTGTNVVYINDIQVLDYQPLNQLKRVRPKLFTRNGGHL, from the coding sequence ATGCAGCAAAGTGTGGTTTTAAAAGCCAGCAATGATGGCTATGACTTGATTTTTCGGCAAGCCGCCAGTTTCGATGAAATCATGGTTGATCTGAAGGCCTTGTTAACCCGGATGCAAGTTGACAATACGACTGAAAAACAAATTTCTTTTGATATGAGTACTGAAGGTCGGTTGTTAACGGCCGACCAAACTAAGCAAGTGACTCAGCTGGTCAATCGTTATCCGTTATTTAGTATTCATAAATTAACGGCTGATGTTATTGTGACGGCGGATGCCTTAGCCATGATTGATCGCAATACGGTCCACTTAGTGAATCAAATTATCCGTAATGGGCAAGTGATTGCTGTGACGGGGGACGTGTTATTTTTCGGTAAGATTCACGAAGGTGGTATCTTACGCGCAACCGGTAGTATTTTTGTCATGGGTGAAGTGGCTGGTGCATTAGAGGCTGGCTATCCTGATCATAATGATGCCGTGATTGTGAGCGACTTAGCAACCGTTCCTCGGGTGCGGGTTGGTGAATTATTAGAATTGGTTGATTTAGAGAAGATTGTGACCGGCACGAATGTTGTTTATATTAACGATATTCAGGTGCTTGATTATCAACCCTTGAATCAACTCAAACGTGTACGACCAAAATTATTCACGCGGAATGGAGGACATCTTTGA
- a CDS encoding aspartate kinase has protein sequence MKVIKFGGSSLANSTQLKKVLSIVKADDQRRYVIVSAPGKRFDGDTKVTDLLIQYARLTIHHQATAAIVQTIIDRYAEIGHGFNVPEAQLTPIFTTIKNLPNQTYADNTYLMAAFKAHGERLNAQLVAAVFQQMGLNARYLDPKDAGMVVTDVPDDAQLIASSYANLAKWAASEQILVIPGFFAYNRNGQICTFSRGGSDITGAIVARGVQADRYENFTDVDAIYAVNPKLVHQPAAISEMTFREMRELSYAGFSVFHDEALIPAIEGNITVNVKNTNHPEAPGTLIKSTRACNTAYPVTGIASSSSFCSLYLRKYLLNKEVGFGRKILTILEDHHVSYEHMPSGIDDLTIIFDEHQLTTALETELTAEIAAAVQPDELYFTHDYSILMLVGENMRNRVGIMSRAATALAQHGIKLIMVNQGASEISIMFGVHDRDADQAVIALYHEFFKA, from the coding sequence GTGAAAGTAATTAAATTTGGTGGCAGTTCGCTTGCCAACAGTACCCAACTGAAAAAAGTGCTGTCAATTGTCAAAGCTGATGACCAACGGCGTTATGTGATTGTTTCGGCCCCAGGTAAACGGTTTGACGGCGATACCAAAGTAACTGATTTGCTTATCCAATACGCGCGCTTGACGATTCATCATCAAGCCACAGCTGCCATTGTCCAGACTATTATTGACCGCTACGCCGAAATTGGTCATGGATTCAACGTGCCAGAAGCCCAATTGACCCCCATCTTCACGACCATTAAGAATTTACCGAACCAGACCTACGCCGACAATACGTATTTAATGGCAGCCTTTAAGGCCCACGGTGAACGACTTAATGCCCAACTGGTTGCCGCTGTGTTCCAACAAATGGGCCTCAATGCCCGTTACTTAGATCCTAAGGATGCTGGGATGGTTGTCACCGACGTCCCTGATGATGCCCAGCTTATTGCTAGCAGCTATGCTAACCTGGCAAAATGGGCAGCTAGTGAACAGATTCTAGTCATTCCTGGCTTCTTCGCTTACAATCGCAATGGGCAGATTTGCACGTTCTCACGGGGCGGCTCTGATATTACCGGGGCAATTGTTGCACGTGGGGTGCAGGCTGACCGGTATGAGAACTTTACTGATGTAGATGCCATTTATGCGGTTAATCCGAAGCTGGTCCACCAACCAGCTGCCATCAGTGAAATGACATTCCGTGAAATGCGGGAACTCTCCTATGCAGGTTTCTCAGTTTTTCATGACGAGGCTTTAATTCCGGCCATTGAGGGTAACATTACAGTCAACGTCAAGAATACCAATCATCCGGAAGCCCCAGGAACGCTAATTAAGTCGACCCGGGCCTGCAATACCGCTTATCCGGTGACCGGGATTGCAAGTTCTTCAAGTTTTTGCTCATTATATTTACGAAAATACCTTTTAAACAAGGAAGTTGGCTTTGGTCGCAAAATTCTAACAATTTTAGAAGACCACCATGTTAGTTATGAACATATGCCATCTGGGATTGATGACTTAACGATTATCTTCGATGAGCATCAGTTAACGACTGCCTTAGAGACCGAATTAACGGCCGAGATTGCCGCTGCCGTGCAGCCAGATGAGCTCTATTTCACCCATGACTATTCCATTTTAATGCTAGTTGGAGAAAACATGCGCAACCGGGTCGGCATTATGTCACGCGCCGCAACGGCCCTCGCTCAACATGGCATTAAACTAATCATGGTTAATCAAGGCGCCTCTGAAATTTCAATTATGTTCGGTGTTCATGATCGTGATGCCGACCAAGCGGTTATTGCCTTATATCATGAATTTTTTAAAGCTTAG
- a CDS encoding amino acid ABC transporter permease gives MHYISEILPSLLSGAGMTLQIFIWTLIGSIPLGLLISLGLISNIKPLQWLLTFYVWLMRGTPLLLQLIFVFYGLPLIGVVFQRYDAALFAFILNYAAYFAEIFRGGLQSIDNGQYESARVLRLSYPQTIRKIIIPQVVKIVLPSVGNEVINLVKDSSLVYVIGLGDLLRAGNVATARDVTLVPLVLVGIIYLLLTGVTTFVLRQVEKRYSYWK, from the coding sequence ATGCATTATATTTCAGAAATTTTGCCATCATTATTATCCGGCGCCGGCATGACGCTACAGATTTTTATTTGGACGCTAATCGGATCGATTCCATTGGGGTTATTAATTAGTTTGGGATTAATTTCAAATATTAAACCATTACAATGGCTGTTGACTTTTTATGTTTGGCTGATGCGAGGAACACCATTGTTACTCCAATTAATCTTCGTGTTTTATGGATTACCCCTAATCGGAGTTGTCTTCCAACGTTATGATGCGGCACTGTTTGCCTTTATCCTAAACTATGCGGCTTACTTCGCAGAAATTTTCCGTGGTGGCTTGCAATCAATCGATAATGGTCAGTATGAGAGTGCCCGGGTCTTACGGTTGAGTTATCCACAAACGATTCGTAAGATTATCATTCCACAAGTAGTTAAGATTGTCTTGCCATCCGTGGGTAATGAAGTGATTAACTTGGTCAAGGATTCATCGTTGGTTTATGTCATTGGCTTGGGCGACTTATTACGAGCCGGCAACGTCGCAACCGCTCGGGACGTGACCTTAGTACCATTAGTTTTAGTTGGTATCATTTATTTGTTACTGACTGGGGTGACGACCTTTGTGTTACGTCAAGTCGAAAAACGTTACAGTTACTGGAAATAA